The segment tagattttagactaaactatagactagactatagactagactatagactagactatagactagactatagactagactatagactagactatagactagactatagactagactatagagtagactatagactagactataaactagactacagagtagactatagactagactatagacgagactatagacataaacaaaaaatctttgaactaaattttcttaagattaatcccaaatttactttaaattgacCCATATAAAATCACTCTTACAGAAAATCTATTATTGTCAAAaagaatattgtttaaaattttcgatgCCTGACTCTGCAGAATCTTCTTAATTTCAACTTTTACAAAATGTGTACATAAGGCCTTTGAGTTTTATCTAAcgatatatttaattataacatgttttcttaagaattatatttttaaatttttgtggtttaattgtttttttttattttctagtgcaatgcaaaacaaaaacacattttgaaaaacccaatttttaataatataaaaaggcATTTGAATCACAGAAATTTCAGTTAAAATCTGTGTCATGATAAAAAACCAGGGAAATCCCATTAAATTattcgaaataaatttattaaatttataaaaataaaaaatgtataacaaagTCAGTTATGgagatttaatattaaaaaatacaactttttatTACACGTTTTATTTAATGAACTTAATCTACGGGATATTTTTCGAGAGTTATTAGAATTGAAAATtggatttcactcaaaaaattatttgaaatcatATCAACAAATGTTCTATATAACTACTCAATACTTAGGtagatttaaaaaagtattgtaCCGTttatatgaatgaatatttttttaaagactaaaacttaaaaattgatttctctagtttttttttttaatcttgaatttcttttatttaataattttatttttcgaaatatgATGCAATCTAGTTAAAAACTTTTAGTATTttcaaaagtataataaaatgttttttatttcagttcaaaagaaataaatagttTTGCCTCAAActaactttttttactttaaaccataaaattttctagaaaattttacaagttattaaaaaaatcaaattaaattgaaaaattgctataagaaaataaatataaaaaagaattcatatgaaatgtttttttacgattttttctacTTCTACACATTTTCAAACCAACAATTTACAcatgaatatttttcttttacgaGTTCTTTaagactttttcttttttttattattttttgttgttgtcgcttttttaattttgcaagaattttatagaaatataaaacatcTTTGGATCTTTCTGAgatgtaacaaaaaaaacagtaaataaaaaaataatagtaaacGTAAGGAaggagaaaaatatataataagaaCAAGAAAAGAAACTGGTCAATACTTggaataacaaaatcaacaatTACTGGGATGTTTAAACCTCCCGCCATCACATCACAACAACCCAATATAAACACATACTTTTTACTTGCATCCACAATTTCCTTTCATTTCCTTGtagcaacattttttatttactttttttctaaatcgttagaattgttttctattttggAAAAAAGGAAAAGACAAACGCATTTGTAGAAAATcacacaaaaaagtagtttagCAACATACGTTTCCATAACGATCAAGGGGAATGGACTtgagatgatgatgacgacgacgatgttgatgatgattaagacaaaaaaaaataaacgcttTTTCATAACAAcagcaaattatttttattttttgttgagataggtttttattttccttcttgttgtttttgctattaCTGATGATGTATGGGGATTTGGAAAATATTGTAGCCCAACAAACAATTTCGttgtaatttaaagtaaatgttTCTGACAAAAATTGTCCctgaaaaaagacaaaattattGAAAGACAATATTTTGTTAGTATCTGTCATTCCATAGCTAATGTTTGTTGggatattataatttttttactggatattttatgtacaaaaatatgtacaatttgGTGTGCGTAAAATATATaggtatgtacatacaaatatactatgtaagtgtataaatatttaagaattcaTAGAAAccagatttaatttttttctctttttttaaaaaactttttattttttcgaaaatattatttttgctgCTGCAACAGTTTGTGGTTAGAGTGTTAGAATTTTCAGGCTATAAGTTTTTCTTTCTACACAAAATAACATCTCTTCAATATTGAAATACAaagcaaagaaaaaacacaaaattttagacaagtaatattataattaaattgtgttaaaaaaaggtGTCAAGAATATATTTACCAGTGGAGAAATAGGGTGATATCGTGAACTATGCTTTAGGTCTGGTAGatagaaatacacctaggcgaCTATAGGGCGCTTCTTGTCATGGAAtttgtaagaatttttcaatcaattgGATATAATTTcggcaaaattttgaaaatggtaCACAAGTGCTCCATAGTTTCACGATGCGCGATCCGAATCCGCACGTCTTATTTTGTATAGCTGTGCCTGCAATCCAGTGAGTATACTGAGAATACGTACTATCGTAATAACCCCAGACATTTCCATTTTGCGGAGGCTTCTCATTAGGGTTGCCTCATAATTGCCTTGTGGCGGTTGATAAATATGTTAAGCCTTAAAGGCGCCTTTTTTgttctaatccaatttatttCACGGACTTTTGCCTGGAAGATAGTCTTGTGATTGTGTAAACAgcggtatatttctgtttctgggtcttaaATATAGAACTCCAGGCCTACTTTGTCCTCCAATTTAGAGCAACGATGGTATTATTTAGAACAACGAGGGTATTATTTAGATTAGATAAGTGTTTATGCGAATCTCTAGCAACATTTCCAGAGCCTTGGGTGATGTAGTACCTACTCATGGCAGCATGTAAGCTAAACTGGTATGCTATGTAAGTCCACCATAAGCTGGAATTGAAATCTATTCCCTTAACAGATTGGTTAGGGTCCTTAGTCCTAGTAATGTAAGGTATATAATGATTGGCGGaaagtaaattatttgtttaaataaattattaaatggcTATGCCTAACGACGAACAAGTCTGACTATATTTAACATTACCATACTTCAAACCCCCTACTtcaatttacaacaaatttacgACAAatctctaaagaaaaaattaaccgGAAAACTTGTatgaaaaacacacacaaaaaaagaaaactaaaaaagcagaaacaattaaaattcttaacttttttccaatatatatgtatgtacatttagaAAAAAGCACAAGAAAGACACAGTAAATCAGTAAAATACTCTCctgtaaaaagtaaaatagaaaaaagaacaaaattataatcaaaCACACAACAAAACAGAACAGAAGCTTTTAAGCAACTCATACAGGAACATCCCAACAACCAACAATCATCATaagcaacatcatcatcatgatgGAGCCTAAACTCCCATCAAGCCGCACAAACGCCCCCTGTATATTTTGTTGTGatgtgttgtatttttattattattttttatttttttgcagtttNNNNNNNNNNNNNNNNNNNNNNNNNNNNNNNNNNNNNNNNNNNNNNNNNNNNNNNNNNNNNNNNNNNNNNNNNNNNNNNNNNNNNNNNNNNNNNNNNNNNttttttaataaaaaaacacaattttagttatttttcctactataacaacaaatatcTATGTGTGTTGttacaccaaaaaaataaaatgtttgtatgatTAAGAGGGAgaagatttaagaaaaaaagcagtttgttgaaataaattttctgaagaccaTAGATATCTTCggtattataatatttaatagttaaaaTCGATCCTTAaacagagatatgagcaaaattataaaaaaacaagtatgaatgtgtaATCGGACatagtcgaccatatgatatcctacaccagttagtatgttaaaaatggtaTGTATGtcagtatgttttttttttaattattccggaatacttttacttatttttgtcaaaaaaggagatttttttacaaaaggactcaaaggggagtaggcgaaaatatgggcctatccttatgtTGGTAGaggactcagaaaacgattctaagccaattggtatactttaaagtgagTATATGGCAAAtacttttgtatgttacaaacatcagcacaaacccaatatactctccccactgatagaattattttaaataataaagaagtttgttctgaaatattttaacaattcgtcagcaaaattatgtttttttctgaaGAAGGGGTTATACGGGAGCAAGAGTAAATATTggcatatacatacaaaaactGTTAAAGGATTTTACGTTTTCATTAATGTTATCTATGCAGAATTTTAGTGATactagtgtttataagtaaattacTGAATgtaaattcctttaaattttaactttaattaatttcaactaACATTTTACCTACCAGTGTAATTTagcataacaaaaattttttctcgTCTATtgaatttttcgttttacagTCTTTGCCTTATTTTTAATcatggaaaaaaaagaaaaaaaattaccttcattataaaaaattttcttatttttagtaCGACccgaaagaaagaaaaaacccaGCGACCGACGACTACTGCAAACAAATCTTATTTaccatagaaaaaaataaataataaaaaatgcgattttttttcttgtctgTAGAttataaattgcaataaaaaaagttggtgggttttttcaacttttttttagtttttattaaaaataaaaaataatgcccTTCGCCACGGATGAGattttagaattaaaataaaataatatacatatatatgtatataaatttatacgtATCTAAGTGTATGCCTTTATGGTGATATCatcaaacaaaacaatttttcttttaacggtttttttaataaagcaaaacattttaaataattaattaaaaagggAATTTGAGAAACTAAACGCCGATATAAATAGCAATTTGATAATATTATCAAAACCTAatgattaattaataaaaatatataaatattatctttttttcaattttagaatttaaaaataattcttatcgaaaatatttacaattgtatGTACTTGTATACAAATTTCTTAAGGTAGGTTGTTTTTTAcgtctaaaaacttttttatttattaaaccctaaattactttataaaatttaagatattaaattaaatttagtataatttaattaatttaattatttgatttttcaaaaaacagaaagaaaacaaaataattaaattttttttttgaagcgattaagaaacaaaaaatatttttttctaactaataacaacaaaatatactttttaattaaaaaaaattaaaaaagtttaaacattttataacaaaGACCCTGAGAGTTCTAAGTAAAAAGACAAGCAACCATTGtgaaaaaatcatattataGGCTGCTAAAAACACTCACTACTGACAGACTGACTCTCTGTCTGGTTAACTGACTTATTGTCTGTCTTCTTAACCAACTTCCCTGCCAGTTAGCTGAGGCAAAACAAAACATTCAATATTTCTACAAGTAGTATCATGAATCATATTTATgggtatttttatttagaatttaaaattttttcttatcttgtttttttgttattttttctttttttgggtttttatatttatttattttttaattttgtataatataattgTGTGAAACCGCAAGGTaaccaaaatagaaaaaaatatatataaaggcaacacacttataaaaataatttcaaaaaccaaaaattttatgtcTAAAAACTTTAATCAAAGTACATGTGATATAAAACAATTGAcggctaaatttaaatttattatttttttatgtttttaatagataaagtgtattttaatatgtttattataatatatgaaatttattataaaaaagcatgcaattatttggaaaattttcaattagttttaattcaattatagATTATGATTTTGTAACAATTCTGTTTTACTTAAATGTTAATAAGTGCAAGAATTGCAATTTTCAAGTCCATTTAAAGATGAGAAATTCCTACGTATATGTACATGGGTtaagttaggttgataggaggatgtatactacatcaaattcgaagaaatacacctaggccacaatcgggcctgttgtgcgctccaattcatgaaaaaaattgttcactgaatgtattatttttccatgtttagaaactcagtttcctggacgtaattcctaagaatcttccaatcggtGTTGGTAAAGAATgctatttccggaataacatcacttccaagatacttggatctaacttcgacgaatgcctgacagtggcaaacaAAGTGCTCCAGactttcactgtcctctccactacattcgtctgaatccgcacgtacagatgtgcacgtaatcctgtgtgtccactcagaatacgtaccatcatactaacttgctcattttgagatttctcgtcttgctctcatcagggttatacccaccgtttcattatttcaagagagcttatgggattctctcatccatattcgccctttcgttgccgactactcccgagtggcctggtaaccatatgatgtaaaccttacctctgggagagtattcagttaaagctttctcacaatccaatacggtcttagatttaattctatcacctgatatNNNNNNNNNNNNNNNNNNNNNNNNNNNNNNNNNNNNNNNNNNNNNNNNNNNNNNNNNNNNNNNNNNNNNNNNNNNNNNNNNNNNNNNNNNNNNNNNNNNNgtttttattaaaatatttctttttttgtttttgttgctgttgttttataataataatttcaataaaattgaggtgatttttttgtattgtttcacttttttgttgttattgtaaaaatttaattaaaaaacttaataatatttttgtgttgtttttgtattgagaGGGGTGATAAAACtttatattcattattattacttttttgtagtcgttgttgctgttttttgttatatccaatgattattattatttttatttttttcaaggaaaatctgtttttttttttgcagtattcaaaaattgtttataactttttttcatttatatttgaattattaataatacatacctagatatttaatatttttattatttatttttttagagttaataaaatatttcctgtacataaaactttacaataatttattttactcaatacaataaatgtaatataattttttgttttatatcattCTAACATAAtagtgaaatattaaattaaaaactgtaaaaaagaaaatatgtataataaactgtttgcagtttttttttcttaaaatatactttatttataaataaaaaatataattattttcgaACACGCAAAATGTAATTAGTTTAGTTTGTATTGAAAAGTAATatgaataacgaaaaaaaataataattattttatgtataaatatttatattaaatgttcaaAGCGTTAAAAAACTGTGAGTTGAGGTGCAAGGATGTCATGttgttaattaaacatttaattaacaatttaattgtgttattatagtttttaagttattttttataacatttctgTACTTAGACAAAATAAATAAGTTCAAATtaacattatatacatacatatgtacatataaataaataatttttattaaatcgggtattttttttataaattttatcgcTGTTTTTAGAGACGAACAACACTTGACTCTTGAAAACACAAAATCCCTTCATATTCTAAAAATTAGCTGAAAGGTATCAAATAtcatgtatatgtacatatccatgaaataaatttaaatatccgTAAATTTTTTACCCGGAGATCAAAAATATTGAGAAAACCCCGGttttttttccatatttgaGACGACAACacctttattcataaaatactaAATGATAGACCAATACGACGCCTTTAAAATAAAGATATATTATGTTATATCATCCTCCTTCTTTAAGATATCATAACGTAAAGATTAAAACAAGTGACCAACCATAAAAGAGCATTTATCTTAAATATTACATTAGTCCCGATATATTTCTGCAATTAATAGACGAAAAACTAATCTTCGCTTTAGGAGCTAATATAGTACAGAGATTATTATACCCTagtgcttatgtttgtaacatccaaaaataaGTCCTAAAGTtcaccaatcggctcagaattacaTTTGAGTCGACTGCGATATGCCCGTCAGTCCGTCTATATATACATGTACAGCTTATGCGCACACTACAGATtataatcggtccattatttcgcctagcacccatacaacggTACCCCCGACTGATGCTTTTGAgcgcttaatttttttaaatgtaaacactAATTTCACGATAAAATTCAGCATGAATAACATTAATGTAGACATAAATCTACTAAAATTAATAAGGATAACACCATATTTACTCTTTCCCCCGTAAAACcgatattttacaaaatctccTTTTTTTGTCaagaaattgtgaaaatattatatataacgattaaaaacaaactaaatgatTTATAAAGGTCTTGTATTAAACTTAGACCTGCTGCGTTTTATCCAGATACAAGTGCATTTAACAGAATTATAAGcttataagattttttcttataatttcatcatcagaaaatgattctaagccgactTTTAAGGTGGATGtagaacgaatatttttgtgcgttacattttttatagtgaagtaaaaaaaatatcttttattacGTTTCGACTTTACTTTAAGGCAAACTgtttaaattattcataattCATATATCGgatataaatttaagttaaatcgACAGATTGAATTTTCAGATGAgaaaatatctcaataaataaCGGTTGATCTGCTATAACATCTCAAATATGGCCAAAAAAAACGAcgatttttcaaaatgtataaTAAGAGATAAACGTATCTAATAGAGAAATTTGGAAGTTGGCctgtgttattttattttttatgtgtcCTATGAGAAAGTCATACTCtatagattaaaataaaaatacagtcAGAAACTGGaacaaaatatcaatattttgtataatcaTATACATATCGGTTATGGATGTAAGTCACTTTAATAACTCATTAAATGGCTACTCTGCTAACAATATggatttaagttttatatagaaacaatAATTTTCGCAACAACTTCCTTTTAATACCAATACATTTACGTATGTTTAtagtttgatttattttaaagacaaagacaaatttgcaatttgttaaacaaacaatttatcaaactaatttaataacccccatattcataaacaaatttttattttataaacgatttatacaTCAAATTTCgcatgaaaattttgttttataaaccttttataaaatgaaatgatgtttatgaataaggggataagtatttaattataaattataagcCTGAACTAATAAAACTCATAACAAACGAATTTAACACTTAGCATACATACATGCACGCTAGTGAGAGCAAGTGTAGATATGTGTACTTATGTAAATAACTAAAGTTTTACGTTTGtatattacattatttacaaagaggtaatatgtatataaaaaatgtatgatgGTTAAATCAAATGTATATCAAGtgaaaaagaacaacaacaacaatgacaaaataaaattagaacaaatacaaaaaaggaTAGAGGAGGCATAAACAAAAACGNNNNNNNNNNNNNNNNNNNNNNNNNNNNNNNNNNNNNNNNNNNNNNNNNNNNNNNNNNNNNNNNNNNNNNNNNNNNNNNNNNNNNNNNNNNNNNNNNNNNcagaaaaaaattatcagtaaCACCACCTTGTATAAATACGTCTGGAAGCATAGCATGCAGAAAGATATATTAACAAAGCTAATTAATaaaaggtggtggcagttctgcaagaacaacattttacatgtactattttgttttgcatttgaTTTACGTAAATGTTAAAAACCATAAGAATGGCGAATTCATTTCATaatatatgcaaaatttttatattttattaaaaaaataaatttattagtgTTACAAGGCGAATTAAGATAATGTTatgcaacaaaaacatattacatgtatattgtttttgcatttgttttacttaaatgtcaaaaactataaatacggcgaattcattttatgaaaaatgcctgtataatttttatattctgaattgaataacgTTTGTTTCGAACgtaaaattctattccggcagatttcaaaatttaagtGAGTGGCTGAAGTTAAGTAAAAGTGAGAAAAAACAGAAAAGTACGTattcatgaaaaaattatataatgaaTGAATTAATCTTTGTTGCGAATAGATAATAGTGATTTACCCGGCCGGCGGCCGTTTGGGTTAAGTTCGGAACAGACTTCTTTTAGATAAGCTATTTACCTACATAGTGTACATATAATATGTGTTTCTTAATATAAAGTGTTTCGGAAGAGATTCTTTATAGTTAATTAGGTTATATACacaatgttaatataaaatataaaacaatattgtttaatatttcatattgtatattcaatattgtttaatatttcacttTGGCTTTGTAGGCTTTTAGCAttactaacaaataaataatatgttaacatttattagaaaattaaaatatttgtatgcatacCAATTATATCTTTATTTAAAGCAAGAAGCTTTgtatttttagagttttttcttgaataattcaaaatataaacgaaGTTTGTCTCCGTTTcacggaaatttttaaatataaaaatgtaataacaaactttggcaaCAGCGCAAACCAGATGAATTAAGATAAAAATGATCAGCTGATAACACCACCTtctatgaattcgccttgaacaccgccttatatgaattcgccttgcgCTTGGCGAAATTTCTGTGCACAGCAATCTGCTCTCTTCTGTATTTTCGagagtatttattattttctgttaaGCATTAACAGAAATTCTTGAACACAACAGTCCAATTGGATACTTAAAATCAGTTGATTATTAGCGGTGGTTTGTAACGGTTGACAGGAAATTATTCTGTAGAATTTTCCGNNNNNNNNNNNNNNNNNNNNNNNNNNNNNNNNNNNNNNNNNNNNNNNNNNNNNNNNNNNNNNNNNNNNNNNNNNNNNNNNNNNNNNNNNNNNNNNNNNNNCTACCAGATCAACTCATATAAATGaatggaattattttttaatttcctggTATACAAATTTAgcaactatttaaaatattattattaagaaacaaatttaattaaaaaatattcattactatattttaagatttataatactaaaagtattatattaaaaatatgaaacaaatgACATGAGTGAAAcacgtttacaaaaaaaattattttgtgataAAACAGTTTCTCTGCTCAGATTTGCTGCAAGGAAACAAAATACCAGCTGATAGCTTAAGGTTACCTAATCACAAAAAACTTCATTATTGGTGGTtgaataaaattctataaatcgactttggAACAATCGACTTTTGTCGAAAGATGacaaaaaattcgaatactagatttaaaaaaagtggttcttaaaacatattttaaaaatgttcgcgGACTTAAATAGAACATCTATATATTTTTAGCCTTCTGAGACCAATGTTGTTTAAaacgtatatacatattaacaaaATCAGTATGAAATCTAACGActttaaaagtcaattttatgtaaattgtaaaaaaaaattgaatttaccccaaaaccaataaaattttcatacagaacataaaaattaagaaaaaaaaacgaaaatacataaaaagaaataagaaattgttgattgaattctttaaatttgaggttgaacttttttgaaaatattggaaAGTATATGAGAATTACATAAgattttttcataagaaaatggTTGATTGAATTCTTTAAATTTGAGTTTGAacctttttgaaaatgttgtaaaGTATATGAGAATTACATTAGCCTTTGCCACAAAACTATTAGGATTACTTAGTTTCCTTAAGTTTAACATTAGTGTACCATTTTTCCctgaatttttatacatttatgaaATAATGTAAATCAGTTCAGATATtaagaaatcaaaatttaaaattttccaaaaattctcaaaaaatccTAAACAAGTTTagcaatatattataaaatatggaACTTAAATCTTACCTTtactttttaaggaaaatataagaataacatcatatttattaaatagtttgCATTTCAGATATCTTCTCTTGTAAAATaccaataatattaatatttatatattcggTGATctgtaattaataaattataccaaaaataagttatttttttctaatacaaCATTAACTTACTGTCATTCTCAACTCGAAATTATTATCTCCCGAAATATTGATCTTTAGTAAACTTGTTAAACGTTCCGCATATTTTTTCAACTTCTCCAACTCATGTTGGGTATAGGAAAAATAGTTGCTATAACCGGCCTTTTTTAAGTCATCATTTTTTCCATACACCACAGCATTAATTACAAAACCAAGACATTGCACCAACACATAAACGATACGTATGTGTTCTTCTTCCTGCAGAAGTTCATCATCTAATTCTTCTAACATCTTTATCAATTCACTGAACTCATGAAAGGAGCACATTTGTATTTCCGTCTCTGTGATCTCACAAATCAATGTCCATACCAAACATATGGCTATTGCACGTCCTGTTTCACTGGTCAATGATATATGATGACTTATTGTTAGAATGTTGAAAACAAATTCGATTCCTTCTGTTTGAAAGGCATTCCAAAGACGTTTAGTGGCCACATGCAACTGTAATTCATGAAAATTATGcacatattttaaacaaatttacttacTCTTACATGCATTGGACTCAAAGTGTCTAcatattgaaatgttttttgcaAAAGATGAGAGCGCCATTCGAAATTCTCCGGAGTGGCATTTATAAAATAAGTCATAGAAGCCGCCACAAAAAGACTCGTAATTTCATCAAGATTTAACTCATAGTTTTCTAGCAGATTACGGAAGTTTTTGCAAAtctatcatttaaaaaataagtggatactttaaatttattttaaatatataatatacctTTTCTATATCCATTGTATGTtgtaaaaattcacatttatcaGCTAAACAAGtttgatttataaattcttGCAAAGTTGATAAGCTATAAGAAGTTTCTACTATCAAATGCATTCCATCATTTTTATCGTTAAATTCAATGGTTTCCATAATTAAGAAAGTTtacttcaatattttttgtggtttaatagaaaaatatttgtttatttgcgcgtttttaatatttttaacaatgttaatGTTACCAGATCGAAATTTATTTGCACAAGAGCGTAACCAcactaataaaataataaatatcgtTGCCATACATtcaaagtcgaaaaatcgacttttaattaaatgaaaaaagtcgaaaagtcgacttttaactaaatgcaaaaagtcgacttttcataaaatgcaaaaagttaagttttactaaaattatGCAGATTGTTGTTCTCTACAAGGGCAGAGGCATAAAGTTTAACTGggttaggtttaaaattaaaaactaattgttaATTTTCACTTAAGTAGTTCATAGACCACAAACTTCCAATGTTTAACGTTTACAACGAA is part of the Lucilia cuprina isolate Lc7/37 chromosome 3, ASM2204524v1, whole genome shotgun sequence genome and harbors:
- the LOC111678949 gene encoding uncharacterized protein LOC111678949 isoform X1 — protein: METIEFNDKNDGMHLIVETSYSLSTLQEFINQTCLADKCEFLQHTMDIEKICKNFRNLLENYELNLDEITSLFVAASMTYFINATPENFEWRSHLLQKTFQYVDTLSPMHVRLHVATKRLWNAFQTEGIEFVFNILTISHHISLTSETGRAIAICLVWTLICEITETEIQMCSFHEFSELIKMLEELDDELLQEEEHIRIVYVLVQCLGFVINAVVYGKNDDLKKAGYSNYFSYTQHELEKLKKYAERLTSLLKINISGDNNFELRMTITEYININIIGILQEKISEMQTI
- the LOC111678949 gene encoding uncharacterized protein LOC111678949 isoform X2, with product METIEFNDKNDGMHLIVETSYSLSTLQEFINQTCLADKCEFLQHTMDIEKICKNFRNLLENYELNLDEITSLFVAASMTYFINATPENFEWRSHLLQKTFQYVDTLSPMHLHVATKRLWNAFQTEGIEFVFNILTISHHISLTSETGRAIAICLVWTLICEITETEIQMCSFHEFSELIKMLEELDDELLQEEEHIRIVYVLVQCLGFVINAVVYGKNDDLKKAGYSNYFSYTQHELEKLKKYAERLTSLLKINISGDNNFELRMTITEYININIIGILQEKISEMQTI